ACCCTTGGTGGAAAAGTTTCTGGAAAATTCAGAATTCACTACAAAACAAATCCACAGACGTAATAGTCATAATATCTCACTTAAATCGAATCTTTATTGTAGCACATGGACATGGAAGATTCCTAATTAATCCGTTAGCTTTAGAAGTTGATTTTGGGTTAAAAGCAGCTTTAAATGCCATAGATTCTACTAAAATAAGGTCAACAGGTCTTTTTACACCTTCCGATATTGGAATGAGGACAAAAAAACAAACTGGGCGAGATACAAAAATCGAACAGTATGAAATAAATATCTTTAACTCTTTATTAAAGGATATTGCTGGCCAGGTAAAAAGTGAATATCATGAACTATTTAGAAATATAGATGGAGCTGACTGTTTAAAATTTAATTACTCTGGCAATGCAGATTCCCTCCTACTCACCCTATCAGATCTAAAATTATTATACGAATCTAAAAAATATCAAAAATCAGGATTCAAGTGGATCGACAATTTCAGAGAAATACGTGACAAAGATATTATTAAGATATTAGATAATTCACTAATTTCATCAATTAAGAAAAAAAATAACTCAATAACCTTAAGCTACCCGGCAATCTTACCATCCACAATAGAACCAGCTTTTAAATATTCAGGCTTTGGAAAGCCAAAAAAAAAGGAAGGCTATTTTAGAGGACTAGATATAGAAAAACAATTCTATCAGAAAATAGAACCAATGATAAATACTCTCGAAATAGATAATTTGAAATCTCAGCAGTTGATTCTATTGGATGAGGAGACCAAGGAAGAAATTGATTCATATAAAATATATCAATGCCTATACTCAGAAGTAACACTTGCCTCAAATCGATATTTTCTTGAAAAAGGTGTATGGTATCGTGTAGATAGCAATTTTCTCAGAGAGATCGACAAAAATTTATCCAGTATCCCTATTTGGGAAAAAACTATTCAATATAACGAAGAAAAAATAACT
This region of Leptospira sp. WS60.C2 genomic DNA includes:
- a CDS encoding DUF6119 family protein, which translates into the protein MQTITLYLIKENFLNKPRYEINGLHCKENANSIFNDGVIFEENKLINKYLQDRGTSAKRITKADSEYEIYFRETDNHHPWWKSFWKIQNSLQNKSTDVIVIISHLNRIFIVAHGHGRFLINPLALEVDFGLKAALNAIDSTKIRSTGLFTPSDIGMRTKKQTGRDTKIEQYEINIFNSLLKDIAGQVKSEYHELFRNIDGADCLKFNYSGNADSLLLTLSDLKLLYESKKYQKSGFKWIDNFREIRDKDIIKILDNSLISSIKKKNNSITLSYPAILPSTIEPAFKYSGFGKPKKKEGYFRGLDIEKQFYQKIEPMINTLEIDNLKSQQLILLDEETKEEIDSYKIYQCLYSEVTLASNRYFLEKGVWYRVDSNFLREIDKNLSSIPIWEKTIQYNEEKITKKSQSQGKHKEYIFNLEFCNYLNKNGKAELLDVKLIPFRNSTIEICDVIFLFEDKYHLFHNKKKYSSSSLSHLFSQGNTSAELLLEETFRKEANKKINSSSLKFPEGNQKFNRENYIIIYGIISKKNSSGEFNLPLFSKINLDLFARNLKKLNYTLMLSYFEIIDK